A genome region from Euphorbia lathyris chromosome 4, ddEupLath1.1, whole genome shotgun sequence includes the following:
- the LOC136226157 gene encoding 14-3-3 protein 6-like encodes MAAGAGSPREDNVYMAKLAEQAERYEEMVQFMEKVVFSTPESEELTVEERNLLSVAYKNVIGARRASWRIISSIEQKEESRGNTDHVAAIKEYRSKIENELSEICGGILKLLDEKLVPAAGSGDSKVFYLKMKGDYHRYLAEFKAGNERKEAAENTLNAYKAAQDIANSELAPTHPIRLGLALNFSVFYYEILNSPDRACNLAKQAFDEAISELDTLGEDSYKDSTLIMQLLRDNLTLWTSDMQDDGTDEIKDAPKREEEPKQ; translated from the exons ATGGCCGCCGGCGCCGGATCTCCGCGTGAAGACAACGTCTACATGGCCAAACTGGCCGAGCAGGCCGAGCGCTATGAGGAAATGGTCCAATTCATGGAAAAGGTTGTCTTTTCCACTCCTGAATCTGAAGAACTTACCGTCGAGGAGCGCAACCTTCTCTCCGTTGCCTACAAGAACGTGATCGGTGCCCGCCGTGCTTCCTGGAGGATCATTTCCTCCATCGAGCAGAAGGAGGAGAGCCGAGGTAACACCGACCACGTCGCTGCAATCAAGGAGTACAGGTCTAAGATTGAGAACGAGCTTTCCGAGATCTGCGGTGGGATCTTAAAGCTTTTGGATGAGAAGCTTGTTCCGGCTGCCGGAAGCGGAGATTCGAAGGTGTTTTATCTGAAGATGAAGGGAGATTACCATAGATATCTCGCTGAGTTCAAGGCTGGAAACGAGAGGAAAGAGGCGGCTGAGAATACACTCAATGCCTACAAAGCCGCTCAG GATATTGCAAATTCTGAACTAGCTCCAACTCATCCTATCCGACTAGGATTGGCTCTGAACTTCTCTGTGTTTTACTATGAGATTTTGAATTCTCCCGACCGTGCCTGCAATCTTGCCAAACAG GCATTTGATGAAGCCATCTCGGAGCTTGATACATTGGGAGAGGATTCATACAAGGATAGCACTTTGATAATGCAACTTCTTCGTGATAACCTCACTTTGTGGACCTCCGATATGCAG GATGACGGGACAGATGAAATCAAAGATGCACCCAAACGCGAGGAAGAGCCAAAGCAATGA